GAAGTCCCGCAGCACGAGCTCGTCGGGCATCCAGGTGGCGACCGCGCGCAGCTCGTGGTCACCGGCTGCGAGCACCACGGGGTCCCCGCATCCGGCGAAGAGGGTGGGGCCGACGCCCGTGAGCGGAGTGACCGGCCGCATCAACAGCGGGCGGCCGTCCAGCTCGGCCACCGCGGTGCAGCGGCTCAGGCCGCCGCCCTCGTCGGGCGCCATCCGGGCAGCGCCGAAGCCGACCTCGGTCACCTGCACCGGCGCGGTGCCCTTTCGGGCCGTGACGACCAGCCTCAGCCGCGAGGCGCGCTGCGGCCGGACCGGGATCGTGTTGATGCCGGGCCGCATCGCGGCATCGGCGGCCAGCCGCCCGTCCAACCACACCTGGACGCTGCGGAGTGTGTCCCCAGGCTGCTGCACGTCGATCTCAGTCACCCGACGGGGCTCGCCGGCGAGCTCCAACCACGACCCCACCGCGGGCTCACCCGGTGACCAGCCCGTGTAGGCGTTGCCGTCGACCGCGGCGCTGGCCCGGACGTCTGGGTTGTCGAGGAAGCGGGAGGAACTGGTCGCGACGATGTCGCCGGTAACGCCGAGCAGCCGGTCGAGGACCTCGTCCGGAGCGCCGCCGTCGGGCCGGACCAGGCCATAGGGCCGGTAGGCGCGGGCGGCCGGGAGCAGCAGGTTCCGCTCCAGCCCGGGCTCCTCGTCGTCCCCCGGTCCCTGAGTGCCGCGGACCCGGGACAGGACCACGTCGACGGGTGTGAGGTCGAAGGCCTGCCGCGCCGCGCCGTCGAGGTCCGCCACGAGGCTAGTCAGCCGCTCCGGCAGCCGAGCCACTCGGCGAACCCGCAGCCCCGGCACCGAGACCTCGTCCACCCCTACCGCGTTGATTCCCGTCCCGCGCGTCCCGAGCACGGTGAGGCGGATGTCACGCGCGAAGGTCGTGGGGATGCGCACCCGCACTTCACCAGAAGGCGGTACCGTCACGGTTCGCACCTGCGTCCCGACATTCAGCCGGGCTCGAGAGATCGTCACCGGGCCGCGGGGGCGCAGGAGCAGCCCCACCTCGGTCACCGGCACCTTCCGGTCCAGCCGAAGGTGCACGCGCTGGCCCACCCCGCGACCGAAGTCGCCGAAGACCCATCCGGTCCGTCGGTCCCCGTCGAATGCGTTCTCGGGCGCGCTGTTGGACACTGATCGGAAGACCCCGCCCTGGTTGCTCGCGGTCACCCTGCCCCCCTCGACCTCGAGCACGGTCTGCGCGGCGGAGCCGAACAGCGTGCGGCTCGCCCCGGGATCGTCGTCGGCCTCCAGCAGCGGCCCCTGGCCGTCGGTCAGCTGGCCGATCGCGGCCGAGCGTCGGCGGTTGGTGTCCGTGAGCACGATCCGGGTGCCGACGTCGATGGCCTGTTGCAGCGAAGCGCGGTCCAGGTCGCCGACGTAGCGGAAGGCCGGGTCGCCGGGGAGCAGCCCAGCCGCGGCGATCGGCGCCAGCGCCCAGCCATCGCCGTCGACCAGGAGGCTGCCGCGCAAGGCCTCGACCCGGGCGATCGGGCGGGGTGCGTCGACGACGAACCGGCGCACCGGGGGCAGGGCGGCTTCGGCTGGCACCGGCACGCTGCCGGGGGGTGTGACGTTCTCTCCGGGTAGTCCCCAGGCTTGCACCAGTGCGAGCCCGGGGTCCTGCTCCACCTGCTCCGCGACGACCGCCGGTCGGCCGCCCTGGGTGTGCTCCCACACGACGTCGCTGCGCACCAGCAGGTCGCCCACGCCGAGGTAGCGAGCCGCCGAGCTGAGTGCGCCTGGCGGCAGTGAGCCCTCCTGCAGCTGGGCGTCGATGGCGGCCTGCAAGTTCGACGACGCTGCGCTGGCGTTGGGGATGGTGGTGTGGAGCAATGGAGGCCGCGACAGCAACGACTTGTCGATGTCGTCGACCCGGTCCTGGGACCACCGGTAGTGGGACTGCACCTGTCCCGGGAGCAGCCACACCCGCTGGTCGGCCGGCCCGCGGTCGGTCTCGGCCGCGGCCTGCTGCCAGTACGCCGGGATCATGAGCCGGTCGTTGAAGAGCCCACCAGTCCAGGCGGGCCAGGTCGACCCGACGACCGCGAGCGCCATGAGCGAGGCGACGATCAGCCGGGCCCGGACTGCGACCCGGCGGGCGGCCACCATTGCGCCGAGCATCCCGGCCGCCAGGGCGATGCCCAGCACCAGCACGGCGCCCGCCTTGTTGGTGGTGCGCAGTGCGCCGAGGGCGGCCGCATGGTCGAATCCCCACCGGAGCACACGGCCGACCGGGGTCGGCTGGTCCGGGGGGTGCAGTCCGACCATGAGAACTCCGGTGAGCACCACGGTGCCGAGCACTAGTCGTCGCGCGGGGCCGCGCACCGCGAGCGCGGCCAGCACCAGCAGCGCCGGCCCGAGGTAGCTCAGCAGGACAACGGCGACACTGGTGAGGTACGACGTGAAGCCCGGCTGCCACGGTCCCTCCGGCCCGCTGCCGTACATCACCCAGAGACCCAGGCCACGCAGCACCTCGGCCGGTGAGGACGGCGCCGCGATCCCGGTGAGCGTCTCGGAGTTGCCGAGCACGTTGCCGCCTACCTCGGTGGCGGACAGTGCGGGGAGCAGCCAGTAGAGCGAAACGAGCAGGGACAGCAAGCCGCACCGGACGAGCTGCACCAGCAGCGGCCGGACCCGCGACCCGGTCTCCACGGCGTACCAGAGCACGGCCGGCACTACGACGAGCTGCAGGATCGGCACGACCCCCGCGTTCATCCCGCTCATCGGCACGAAGGTCAGCGCGAAGGCGGCCGGCCATCGCCAACCGCGCCGGCGGACTGCCCGGAGCAGGCACAGGACCTGCCACGGCAGGAAGGCAAGCGGCAAGGTGATGGCCAAGGTGTCGCCGGCCACCACGGTGTAGGGGTTGGCGACGTAGAGCAGCCCGGCGAGCAGCCGGCCGGTGCGGCTGTCCGGCCGGGGCGCGACCTCTCGGTAGAGCGCCGTTGCGCCCCAGCCGGCGACGACCAGCAGCAGCAGGTGCAGCACCCGGACGCTCAGCGCGGGGGTGGCCCCGAGCGCCTGGATGCCGGCGACGACGGCCGCCACCGGCGCGAGGCCGACGTTGAAGTTCGGCAGTCCCAGCTGCTGGGTGTCCAGCCAGGCGGGCAGCAGGTTCTGCGCTGTCCGCAGTGGCGCGAGGTAGACCTCTGGCTTGATGTCAGGAGTGAAGAGGCCCCGGTCGTCCAGGAGCAGCACCAGCGTCAGCAGCACCCACAGCACCGCGACGGCGCAGCGGTAGGCGAGTTCGCCGAGCGGTGTCGCAGGGTGCGCGTCGGCAGCGATGGGGCCGTCGGTCAGGGCGCGACCTCGGCCGGCCAGGGCCCGGGCTGGTAGGTCTGGGTGACCGCCTCGTCGTCGCCGAACGCCTCGCTGATCGCCCGCGGCGCCGGGAACACGCCCTTCCGGACCCACTGGTCGAGGAGGGTGACGGCCGCGACCCGCTGGTCGGTGGTGAAGTTG
The genomic region above belongs to Actinomycetes bacterium and contains:
- a CDS encoding alpha-(1->3)-arabinofuranosyltransferase family protein; this translates as MLLTLVLLLDDRGLFTPDIKPEVYLAPLRTAQNLLPAWLDTQQLGLPNFNVGLAPVAAVVAGIQALGATPALSVRVLHLLLLVVAGWGATALYREVAPRPDSRTGRLLAGLLYVANPYTVVAGDTLAITLPLAFLPWQVLCLLRAVRRRGWRWPAAFALTFVPMSGMNAGVVPILQLVVVPAVLWYAVETGSRVRPLLVQLVRCGLLSLLVSLYWLLPALSATEVGGNVLGNSETLTGIAAPSSPAEVLRGLGLWVMYGSGPEGPWQPGFTSYLTSVAVVLLSYLGPALLVLAALAVRGPARRLVLGTVVLTGVLMVGLHPPDQPTPVGRVLRWGFDHAAALGALRTTNKAGAVLVLGIALAAGMLGAMVAARRVAVRARLIVASLMALAVVGSTWPAWTGGLFNDRLMIPAYWQQAAAETDRGPADQRVWLLPGQVQSHYRWSQDRVDDIDKSLLSRPPLLHTTIPNASAASSNLQAAIDAQLQEGSLPPGALSSAARYLGVGDLLVRSDVVWEHTQGGRPAVVAEQVEQDPGLALVQAWGLPGENVTPPGSVPVPAEAALPPVRRFVVDAPRPIARVEALRGSLLVDGDGWALAPIAAAGLLPGDPAFRYVGDLDRASLQQAIDVGTRIVLTDTNRRRSAAIGQLTDGQGPLLEADDDPGASRTLFGSAAQTVLEVEGGRVTASNQGGVFRSVSNSAPENAFDGDRRTGWVFGDFGRGVGQRVHLRLDRKVPVTEVGLLLRPRGPVTISRARLNVGTQVRTVTVPPSGEVRVRIPTTFARDIRLTVLGTRGTGINAVGVDEVSVPGLRVRRVARLPERLTSLVADLDGAARQAFDLTPVDVVLSRVRGTQGPGDDEEPGLERNLLLPAARAYRPYGLVRPDGGAPDEVLDRLLGVTGDIVATSSSRFLDNPDVRASAAVDGNAYTGWSPGEPAVGSWLELAGEPRRVTEIDVQQPGDTLRSVQVWLDGRLAADAAMRPGINTIPVRPQRASRLRLVVTARKGTAPVQVTEVGFGAARMAPDEGGGLSRCTAVAELDGRPLLMRPVTPLTGVGPTLFAGCGDPVVLAAGDHELRAVATWMPDELVLRDF